A genome region from Clostridium pasteurianum includes the following:
- a CDS encoding FprA family A-type flavoprotein codes for MSIEKLQNDVYWVGVKDKELKVFDIIMDTKKGSTYNSYLINDDKIAIIDSVKDGFFDEFLANIRSVIGDKKVDYIIVQHTELDHSGSMYRLIKEYPEAKVVSTKAANMYLKEIVNDDFESLDAVAVKELNLGKNTLKFISAPNLHWPDTMFTYNEENKILFTCDVMGCHYCPEGKITDAVKEDYLPEMKYYFDVIMSPFKRFVNMGLDKIKDLKLNMIAPSHGPVHVKNIEKSMELYRSWAKPKVNDEKNVQIFYITAYGNTGKVAKYLCEGINKKGIKADVHEITEMEMGNIVSLVDNADGILVGSPTINQDAVKPVWDLLSSVCPIINRGKAAAAFGSYGWSGEGVPMMMDRLKSLKFKIPDAGFRFKFVPSDKEFKEADAFIDKFVSLL; via the coding sequence ATGAGTATTGAAAAGCTTCAAAATGATGTATACTGGGTTGGTGTAAAAGATAAGGAACTAAAGGTTTTCGACATAATAATGGATACTAAAAAAGGTTCAACTTATAATTCTTACTTAATTAATGATGATAAAATCGCAATAATTGATAGTGTAAAAGATGGATTTTTTGATGAGTTTTTAGCTAATATAAGAAGTGTAATAGGAGATAAAAAAGTAGATTATATAATAGTACAACATACAGAATTAGATCACAGTGGTTCAATGTATAGATTAATAAAGGAGTACCCAGAAGCTAAGGTTGTGTCAACTAAAGCAGCTAACATGTATTTAAAGGAAATAGTGAATGATGATTTTGAAAGCTTGGATGCTGTGGCTGTTAAAGAATTAAATTTAGGAAAAAATACTTTGAAATTCATATCAGCACCTAATTTGCACTGGCCAGACACTATGTTCACTTATAATGAAGAAAATAAAATATTATTTACATGTGATGTTATGGGCTGCCACTATTGCCCTGAAGGTAAAATAACGGATGCGGTTAAAGAAGATTATCTTCCAGAAATGAAATATTATTTTGATGTAATAATGTCACCATTTAAGAGATTCGTAAATATGGGTCTTGATAAAATAAAGGATTTAAAGCTCAATATGATAGCTCCAAGTCACGGACCGGTTCATGTGAAGAATATAGAAAAAAGCATGGAACTTTATAGGAGCTGGGCAAAACCAAAAGTAAATGATGAAAAAAATGTGCAAATATTTTATATTACAGCATATGGAAATACAGGTAAAGTTGCAAAATATTTATGTGAAGGCATAAACAAAAAAGGCATTAAAGCAGATGTGCATGAAATAACTGAGATGGAAATGGGTAATATAGTGAGCTTAGTAGATAATGCAGATGGTATATTAGTTGGATCTCCTACAATAAATCAGGATGCTGTAAAACCTGTGTGGGATTTACTTTCTTCAGTTTGTCCAATAATAAACAGGGGAAAGGCAGCAGCTGCTTTTGGTTCTTATGGATGGAGCGGCGAAGGTGTTCCAATGATGATGGATAGATTAAAGTCTTTAAAATTTAAAATACCTGATGCAGGATTTAGATTTAAGTTTGTACCTAGTGACAAAGAATTTAAGGAAGCAGATGCATTTATAGATAAGTTTGTAAGCTTGTTATAA
- a CDS encoding polysaccharide deacetylase family protein, with product MKKTRNSLILKRSIAILSIAVIILGLIYIVKVNFLSSSKKVQKNVPTKMAASNKVKNKKVQKVVYLTFDDGPSANVTLQILDTLKKYNINATFFVTGKNSIINKLTLIRESRDGNEIALKSFNNDTKKIYSSPEAYINDLNECSDILGTVLQNNKFNNKLIRFPGGSNVVNKKFTNSIKKAGYTFVDWNLDSKDSVINKQNSSSEIINHIKASYGNNDKLIILMHDSASNGSTSVALPEIIEFLKSQNYIFKTL from the coding sequence ATGAAAAAGACTAGAAATTCTTTAATATTAAAAAGATCCATTGCAATTTTATCCATAGCAGTAATAATTTTGGGGCTTATATACATTGTTAAAGTGAATTTTTTAAGTTCATCTAAGAAAGTACAGAAAAATGTTCCCACAAAAATGGCAGCATCAAATAAAGTAAAAAATAAAAAAGTTCAAAAAGTAGTTTATCTTACATTTGATGATGGTCCATCAGCTAACGTAACCCTACAAATACTTGATACCCTAAAAAAATATAATATAAATGCCACATTTTTTGTAACAGGTAAAAATTCCATAATAAATAAACTAACTCTTATAAGAGAAAGTCGTGATGGCAACGAAATAGCTTTAAAAAGTTTTAACAATGATACTAAAAAAATATATTCCTCACCAGAAGCATATATAAATGACCTTAACGAATGCTCTGATATTTTAGGCACTGTACTGCAAAATAATAAATTCAACAATAAACTGATACGATTTCCAGGAGGTTCTAATGTTGTAAATAAAAAATTCACAAATTCAATAAAAAAGGCTGGCTATACGTTTGTTGATTGGAATCTAGATTCTAAAGATTCAGTCATAAATAAGCAAAACTCCTCATCCGAAATCATAAACCACATTAAAGCTTCTTATGGGAATAACGATAAATTAATAATACTAATGCATGACTCAGCTTCTAACGGATCTACTTCGGTAGCTCTACCTGAGATAATAGAATTCTTAAAATCGCAAAATTATATTTTTAAAACTTTATAA
- the argS gene encoding arginine--tRNA ligase, with the protein MDYKKIIAEKVGKIIDVDIDALYNVIEIPPKKDMGDYALPCFQFAKILRKAPNMIAGELKDKIDKDGFGKIESMGPYLNFFVDKADFAKETIEKVLNERDNYGHSKVGEGKKIIIEYSSPNIAKPFHVGHLFGTVLGSSLYKIFSAAGYTGIRINHLGDWGTQFGKLISAYKRWCDEEALYKDPIKELLRIYVKFHKEAEKAPELEDEARMYFKKLEDGEKEEVELWTKFKDLSLREFKRVYDELGVGFDHYTGESFYSDKMDAIEEELTSKGLLVESNGAKVVMLDDYNMPPCIIKKADGASIYATRDLAAAEYRKKTYDFDKCIYVVGLEQSLHFKQFLKVLELAGHEWAKDCVHVGYGLVRFAEGKLSTRNGDVIFLEDLLKESVLKTSEIIEKKNPDLKNKEDVSKKVGIGAVIFTYLKNGRERDIIFDWKEMLSFEGETGPYVQYTYARAKSILRKLGTAKGDIKYDKLVSDEEFDIVKHLENFKEVILNSIDRLEPSVITRYVIEVAKSFNKFYNMYNISNTEDEELKNARLALVEAVSIVIKSALKLIGIDVVEEM; encoded by the coding sequence GTGGACTACAAAAAAATAATAGCTGAAAAAGTTGGTAAAATTATTGATGTGGATATTGATGCTCTATATAATGTTATAGAAATACCACCAAAGAAGGATATGGGTGATTATGCACTTCCATGTTTTCAATTTGCTAAAATTCTAAGAAAAGCTCCTAATATGATAGCTGGAGAACTTAAAGATAAAATAGATAAGGATGGTTTTGGAAAGATAGAAAGTATGGGACCATATCTTAATTTTTTCGTAGATAAAGCTGATTTTGCAAAAGAAACCATAGAAAAGGTTTTAAATGAAAGAGATAACTATGGACATTCAAAAGTAGGGGAAGGCAAAAAAATAATCATAGAGTATTCTTCACCTAATATAGCAAAACCTTTTCATGTAGGACATTTATTCGGTACGGTTCTTGGAAGTTCGTTATATAAAATATTTTCAGCAGCAGGATATACAGGAATAAGAATAAATCATTTAGGCGATTGGGGAACACAGTTTGGTAAATTAATATCTGCATATAAAAGATGGTGTGATGAAGAAGCACTTTATAAGGATCCAATAAAAGAGCTTCTTAGGATATATGTTAAGTTTCATAAAGAAGCTGAAAAAGCTCCAGAACTAGAAGATGAAGCAAGAATGTATTTCAAAAAGCTTGAAGATGGTGAGAAAGAAGAAGTAGAGCTTTGGACAAAATTTAAAGATTTAAGTTTAAGAGAGTTTAAAAGGGTTTATGATGAACTTGGTGTTGGATTCGATCATTATACTGGGGAAAGTTTTTACAGTGATAAGATGGATGCAATAGAAGAAGAACTTACGTCAAAAGGACTTTTAGTTGAAAGTAATGGAGCTAAGGTTGTAATGTTAGACGATTATAATATGCCTCCATGTATAATAAAAAAAGCAGATGGTGCAAGTATATATGCAACAAGGGATTTAGCAGCAGCTGAATATAGAAAGAAAACTTATGATTTTGATAAATGTATATATGTTGTAGGACTTGAGCAGTCACTTCATTTTAAACAATTTTTAAAAGTACTAGAACTTGCAGGACATGAATGGGCAAAGGATTGTGTTCATGTTGGATATGGTCTTGTACGATTTGCAGAGGGAAAACTTTCTACCAGAAATGGAGATGTAATTTTCCTTGAAGATTTATTAAAAGAGTCTGTTTTAAAGACAAGTGAAATAATAGAAAAGAAGAATCCTGATCTTAAAAATAAAGAAGATGTTTCTAAAAAAGTTGGTATAGGAGCTGTTATATTTACTTATCTTAAGAATGGAAGAGAAAGAGATATAATATTTGATTGGAAGGAAATGTTAAGTTTTGAAGGAGAAACAGGTCCTTATGTACAATATACTTATGCAAGAGCTAAAAGTATACTTAGAAAACTTGGTACTGCCAAGGGAGATATAAAGTATGATAAGCTTGTTTCAGATGAAGAATTTGACATAGTAAAACACTTAGAAAACTTTAAAGAAGTTATATTAAATTCAATAGATAGGTTAGAGCCTTCTGTAATAACTAGATATGTAATTGAGGTTGCAAAATCCTTTAATAAATTTTATAATATGTATAATATTTCAAATACAGAGGATGAGGAGCTAAAGAATGCAAGACTTGCATTAGTTGAGGCAGTCTCAATAGTTATAAAAAGTGCACTTAAACTCATAGGAATAGATGTTGTTGAAGAAATGTAA
- a CDS encoding HNH endonuclease, with protein MRGEKCVVCGKDGERHHIVYKSQGGLDFPLNYVYLCDEHHRGINGPHKNRKIDLKYKLAMQKKIEELLPNEYYKLKDLIKLLQINQRQAKSMTKNFKLYKEGYKTRDVIKRIMGGSFYYEDMLNDYYDESLYKLLEERVK; from the coding sequence TTGAGGGGAGAAAAATGTGTTGTATGCGGAAAAGATGGTGAAAGACATCATATAGTGTATAAAAGTCAAGGTGGACTTGATTTTCCTCTTAATTATGTTTATTTATGTGACGAACACCACAGGGGGATTAACGGACCTCACAAAAATAGAAAAATTGATTTAAAGTACAAATTAGCTATGCAGAAAAAGATTGAAGAACTTTTGCCAAATGAATATTATAAGCTTAAGGACTTAATAAAATTGCTTCAAATCAATCAAAGACAAGCTAAAAGTATGACTAAAAATTTTAAGTTATATAAAGAAGGCTACAAAACAAGAGATGTAATAAAGCGAATTATGGGTGGTTCATTTTATTATGAAGATATGCTTAATGATTATTATGATGAATCCTTATATAAGTTGTTAGAAGAGAGAGTTAAATAA
- a CDS encoding TerC family protein: MDHLITLFMGALQITLLDMVLSGDNIGVIALATKDLPKNLAKKASFIGVIAAVSLRIIFACLITYILMIQWLPIKLVGGIILVKITWDFIKPEDESFNPTQIHNSKKMLAAVESIVIADFTMSLDNVLAIAAAAKGHVGLIVFGLILNIPIIFWGSQYVANLMQKYKIVIYIGGAVLAHTSFSMIFQDNLIASVVPYFVGNFISYSAALLTIVYGIYRIVTEPKKGRSTRSQDESAITKK, translated from the coding sequence ATGGATCATTTAATAACTCTTTTTATGGGGGCTCTGCAAATAACTCTCCTTGATATGGTTTTAAGCGGCGATAATATCGGTGTTATTGCCCTTGCTACAAAAGATTTACCTAAAAATCTAGCCAAAAAAGCTTCTTTTATTGGAGTCATTGCTGCTGTCTCATTGAGAATAATCTTTGCATGCCTAATTACTTATATACTAATGATTCAATGGCTTCCAATTAAATTAGTTGGTGGCATAATTTTAGTTAAAATAACCTGGGATTTTATAAAACCAGAAGACGAGAGTTTTAATCCTACTCAAATACATAATTCAAAAAAAATGCTAGCAGCCGTTGAAAGCATAGTAATTGCTGATTTTACAATGAGCCTTGACAATGTACTAGCTATTGCTGCCGCTGCAAAGGGCCATGTAGGCTTAATTGTATTTGGTTTGATTTTAAATATCCCAATAATATTTTGGGGAAGTCAGTATGTAGCAAACTTAATGCAAAAATACAAAATAGTAATATACATAGGCGGTGCAGTACTTGCTCATACATCTTTTTCAATGATATTTCAAGATAATCTCATTGCCTCAGTTGTTCCATATTTTGTAGGAAATTTTATATCATATAGCGCTGCATTATTAACAATAGTATACGGCATTTACAGAATTGTAACTGAACCTAAAAAAGGACGCTCTACTAGAAGTCAGGATGAATCAGCTATAACAAAGAAGTGA
- a CDS encoding IclR family transcriptional regulator, translating into MQEIVQSVDRSLSIIEVLSDYENGLGITEISEKVGLHKSTVFRLLSTLIYKGYVQQDKNSSRYGLTLKLFELGNKKVENMSLVTVALPYIKKLMEKTNEVVHLVVRDGTDMVYISKVEPQKTIRMYSSIGKRIPLYCTAVGKAMMSQMLDNEVEEIWEKSDIKKLTDRTITDLETMKKELKKVKEKGYAIDEQENEIGIRCIGTIIRDYKGNICGAASVSGSILSFTEDKIGDFSKWMLECASSISKELGYRN; encoded by the coding sequence ATGCAGGAAATAGTTCAATCTGTGGATAGATCACTTTCTATTATAGAGGTACTTTCGGATTATGAAAATGGATTAGGAATTACTGAAATAAGTGAAAAAGTAGGATTACATAAAAGTACAGTATTTAGATTGTTGTCTACGTTAATATATAAAGGATATGTGCAGCAGGATAAAAACAGCAGTCGATATGGATTGACTTTAAAACTTTTTGAATTGGGAAATAAGAAAGTAGAAAACATGAGTTTAGTTACAGTGGCGCTTCCATATATAAAAAAATTAATGGAAAAAACTAATGAAGTTGTTCATTTAGTTGTGAGAGATGGAACAGATATGGTGTATATATCCAAGGTAGAACCCCAAAAGACTATAAGAATGTATTCAAGCATAGGTAAAAGGATTCCTTTGTACTGTACAGCAGTTGGAAAGGCAATGATGTCACAAATGCTGGATAATGAAGTTGAGGAAATTTGGGAGAAAAGCGATATTAAAAAGCTTACAGATAGAACCATAACTGATTTAGAGACTATGAAAAAAGAGCTAAAAAAAGTGAAAGAAAAAGGATACGCTATAGATGAGCAGGAAAATGAAATAGGAATAAGATGCATTGGAACAATTATAAGGGATTATAAGGGAAATATATGTGGAGCTGCAAGTGTATCAGGTTCAATTTTGAGCTTTACAGAAGATAAGATAGGCGATTTCTCAAAATGGATGCTGGAATGTGCAAGTAGTATATCGAAGGAATTGGGATATAGAAATTAA
- a CDS encoding esterase/lipase family protein, which yields MIELILAFTLPIFLIIVAVLYNQRKISFLNKSFTGIYLVFAPHIILFYYLFSNYTKIGQTHIVCKWIILIEIFIFIFYTWIKVNILPTIKLENVNTRLKLMIAGRQIVLLGLYTLFLQIPLYIIYFTESWHLIIPKHIFIIDLIIAILFILTLLANGMLRILCTSKRLNIVKRFITAFMSLIPIINIFAMLYACHVAAMEYDHECYKVNINKERVHSEICKTKYPLVLVHGVGFRDLKYINYWGRIPRELIRNGATIYYGNQEAWGTVQYNAHDIKNKILQIIKETGCEKVNIIAHSKGGLDARYMVSKLGMGKYVASLTMMSSPHRGCKFVDTACKIPDKIYKTVAKFFDKYYKILGDKNPDFYTASRQFSTYHSMNFNKEVTDVPDVYYQSYASAVKNIFSDYVVSIPYIFSKLTAGENDGLVSIDSAKWGDFRGVLRNNHRRGISHGDIIDLRREDYKGFDILEKYVEIVSELKNKGF from the coding sequence ATGATAGAACTTATATTAGCTTTTACCTTACCTATATTTTTAATTATTGTTGCAGTGCTATATAATCAAAGAAAAATATCCTTTCTGAATAAAAGCTTCACAGGTATTTATTTAGTTTTTGCTCCCCACATTATTTTATTCTATTATCTTTTTAGTAACTACACTAAAATCGGACAAACTCACATTGTATGCAAATGGATTATTTTAATTGAAATATTTATTTTTATTTTTTATACTTGGATAAAAGTAAATATACTTCCAACCATTAAATTGGAAAATGTAAATACACGTTTAAAGCTAATGATAGCAGGAAGACAAATTGTACTACTAGGCTTATATACACTCTTTCTTCAAATACCACTGTACATAATTTATTTTACAGAATCATGGCATTTAATCATTCCTAAACATATTTTTATAATAGATCTTATTATTGCAATATTATTTATACTTACCTTGCTTGCTAACGGAATGCTGCGAATATTATGTACTTCAAAAAGATTAAATATAGTTAAAAGATTTATAACAGCTTTTATGTCTCTAATTCCAATTATAAATATTTTTGCAATGCTATATGCATGTCACGTTGCAGCAATGGAATACGATCATGAATGTTATAAAGTAAATATTAATAAAGAGCGTGTTCATTCAGAAATTTGTAAAACAAAATATCCACTTGTTTTAGTTCACGGGGTTGGCTTTAGAGATTTAAAATATATTAATTACTGGGGAAGAATTCCTAGAGAATTAATTCGTAATGGAGCCACCATTTATTATGGAAATCAAGAGGCTTGGGGAACAGTCCAATATAATGCACACGATATAAAAAATAAAATTCTTCAAATTATTAAAGAAACAGGCTGCGAAAAAGTAAATATTATCGCTCACTCAAAGGGTGGATTAGATGCACGTTACATGGTTAGCAAACTAGGCATGGGCAAATATGTTGCATCTTTAACAATGATGTCATCACCACATAGAGGTTGCAAATTTGTTGATACAGCTTGCAAAATTCCTGATAAAATCTATAAGACTGTTGCCAAATTTTTTGATAAGTATTATAAAATCTTAGGCGATAAAAATCCAGATTTTTATACAGCTAGTAGACAATTCTCAACTTATCACAGTATGAATTTTAATAAAGAAGTAACAGATGTACCTGATGTTTATTATCAAAGTTATGCATCTGCAGTAAAAAATATATTTAGCGACTATGTGGTATCTATTCCTTATATTTTTTCAAAATTAACCGCAGGTGAAAATGATGGACTAGTATCCATTGACTCTGCAAAATGGGGGGATTTCAGAGGAGTCTTAAGAAATAATCATAGACGTGGTATTTCCCATGGAGATATCATAGATTTAAGAAGAGAAGATTACAAAGGTTTCGATATATTAGAAAAATACGTTGAGATTGTATCTGAACTAAAAAATAAAGGATTTTAA
- the pyk gene encoding pyruvate kinase yields MQKTKMIFTIGPSSDTEEKLRELINVGMNAARLNFSHGTHESHKEKMDIIRKLRKELNKNVAIVVDIKGPKIRTHNFENDKAEIKKGQKFTIICGEEILGNSEKCSVSYENLYNDVKKGGLLLVDDGLLEFRIDDIVDKSIICSAINSGVISNHKGVNAPGVSISLPAVTEKDVLDLKFACETKADLVAASFIRKPEDVTVVRNILNENGGKNIKVIPKIETQEGVDNIDKIIELSDGIMVARGDMGVEIPIEDVPGIQKMIIKKCNDAGKIVITATQMLDSMIRNPRPTRAEASDVANAIYDGTDAIMLSGESASGLYPIEAAETMSKIAQKTESQIDYTKALNERKDEAITKISDAISLAACSTAAELKAAAIITATQSGITARMVSKFRPTCPIIAVTPHDWVARSLALNFGITPITSKQVLSTDELISESITRALSEGLIKKGDLVVVVAGVPVGKSGTTNMLKLQYA; encoded by the coding sequence ATGCAAAAAACAAAAATGATTTTTACAATAGGCCCCTCTAGTGATACAGAGGAAAAGCTAAGAGAACTAATTAATGTTGGAATGAACGCTGCAAGATTAAATTTTTCACATGGCACACATGAAAGTCACAAGGAAAAAATGGATATCATAAGAAAACTCAGAAAAGAGTTAAATAAGAATGTTGCCATTGTAGTTGACATTAAAGGACCAAAAATCAGAACCCATAATTTTGAAAATGATAAGGCTGAAATTAAAAAAGGTCAAAAGTTCACAATAATATGTGGCGAAGAAATTTTAGGTAACTCAGAAAAATGTTCAGTTTCATATGAAAATCTTTATAATGATGTAAAAAAAGGTGGTCTACTTCTCGTTGATGATGGTCTTTTAGAATTTAGAATAGACGACATAGTAGATAAAAGCATAATATGTTCAGCTATAAACAGCGGGGTTATCTCAAATCATAAAGGGGTAAATGCACCTGGTGTTTCAATAAGTCTGCCTGCTGTAACTGAGAAAGATGTATTAGATTTAAAATTTGCCTGCGAAACAAAGGCTGATTTAGTTGCTGCTTCATTTATAAGAAAGCCTGAAGATGTAACTGTAGTAAGAAATATACTAAATGAAAACGGCGGAAAAAATATAAAAGTAATTCCTAAAATAGAAACTCAAGAGGGTGTTGATAACATAGACAAAATCATAGAGCTCTCTGATGGAATCATGGTTGCAAGAGGAGATATGGGAGTTGAAATCCCTATAGAAGATGTTCCTGGAATACAAAAAATGATAATAAAAAAATGTAATGATGCGGGTAAAATAGTTATAACTGCAACTCAAATGCTTGATTCTATGATAAGAAACCCAAGACCAACAAGAGCAGAAGCTTCCGATGTAGCAAATGCAATATACGATGGAACTGATGCTATAATGTTAAGTGGTGAAAGTGCTAGCGGATTATATCCAATCGAAGCTGCTGAGACTATGTCAAAGATAGCTCAAAAAACAGAATCACAAATAGATTACACAAAAGCTCTTAATGAAAGAAAAGACGAGGCTATAACAAAAATTTCAGATGCTATAAGTCTTGCTGCATGTTCAACTGCTGCTGAGCTTAAAGCTGCTGCTATAATAACAGCAACTCAAAGTGGTATAACTGCAAGAATGGTATCTAAATTCAGACCTACTTGTCCTATAATTGCTGTTACACCTCATGACTGGGTTGCAAGAAGTCTTGCTCTCAATTTCGGTATAACACCTATTACATCAAAACAAGTACTCTCTACAGATGAACTTATATCAGAATCAATAACAAGAGCACTAAGTGAAGGCCTAATTAAGAAAGGTGATTTAGTGGTTGTTGTTGCAGGAGTTCCTGTAGGTAAATCTGGAACTACAAATATGTTAAAGCTTCAATACGCTTAA
- a CDS encoding amidohydrolase, producing the protein MLLIKNGKIMTMANDNYEKGCILIEKGKIVEVAENIKESENMEVIDASNLTVMPGIIDAHCHIGIDEQDIGNVGLDINEIANPVTPDLKAIDAVNPMDSAFKDAVMAGVTGVMTGPGSANVIGGQFVFMKTFGKCIDNMVVLEPAAVKAAFGENPKRVYGRKGKSPVTRMAIAGLLREVLTNAQNYRYKKISAEAKGENFDKNLKMEALIPVIDGKIPLKIHAHRADDILTAIRIGKEFNLKITLDHCTEGHLISDEIKNSGFPVLVGPLMSSRSKSELLNKTLKTPGILSSEGIKTAIITDHPVVPIQYLSLCAGLSVREGMKMEEAFKAITINAAEICGVDNRVGSIEKGKDADIAIFNDNPMDTFTKTIYTIIDGNIVYKCEGY; encoded by the coding sequence ATGCTTCTTATAAAAAATGGTAAAATAATGACTATGGCAAATGACAATTATGAAAAAGGATGCATTCTTATAGAAAAGGGTAAAATAGTTGAAGTAGCTGAAAATATAAAAGAAAGTGAAAACATGGAGGTAATTGATGCTTCTAATCTTACAGTAATGCCGGGGATAATTGATGCGCATTGTCATATAGGAATTGATGAGCAGGATATTGGAAATGTGGGACTTGATATTAATGAAATAGCAAATCCTGTGACTCCAGATCTTAAGGCGATAGATGCGGTAAATCCAATGGATTCAGCATTTAAGGATGCGGTTATGGCAGGGGTTACAGGAGTTATGACAGGCCCTGGAAGTGCAAATGTAATTGGCGGGCAGTTCGTTTTTATGAAAACTTTTGGTAAATGCATTGATAATATGGTTGTACTTGAACCTGCTGCAGTTAAGGCAGCATTTGGAGAAAATCCTAAAAGAGTTTATGGAAGAAAGGGAAAGTCTCCAGTTACAAGAATGGCAATTGCAGGTCTTTTAAGAGAAGTTCTTACAAATGCACAAAATTACAGATATAAAAAAATATCAGCAGAAGCTAAAGGGGAAAATTTTGATAAGAATTTAAAAATGGAAGCTTTAATTCCAGTTATTGATGGGAAGATACCACTTAAGATACATGCACATAGGGCTGATGATATATTAACGGCAATAAGAATAGGAAAGGAATTTAACTTGAAAATAACACTGGATCACTGTACAGAAGGGCATCTAATAAGTGATGAAATTAAAAATTCAGGTTTTCCAGTTCTTGTGGGTCCACTAATGAGTTCAAGATCAAAAAGTGAGCTTTTAAATAAAACACTTAAAACTCCAGGCATATTATCATCTGAAGGCATAAAAACTGCAATAATAACGGATCATCCTGTTGTTCCAATACAGTATCTTTCATTATGCGCAGGACTTTCTGTTAGAGAGGGCATGAAAATGGAAGAAGCTTTTAAGGCAATAACTATAAATGCAGCTGAGATTTGTGGTGTAGATAATAGAGTTGGAAGTATTGAAAAGGGGAAAGATGCAGATATTGCTATATTTAATGATAATCCTATGGATACTTTCACCAAAACAATATATACTATAATAGATGGAAATATTGTTTATAAATGCGAAGGATATTGA
- a CDS encoding bifunctional 4-hydroxy-2-oxoglutarate aldolase/2-dehydro-3-deoxy-phosphogluconate aldolase, which translates to MTSKFEILKRISDVGVVAVVRANSEDEAVKISKACADGGVNIIELTFTVPGADNVIKTLNNKFKDELLVGAGTVLDSETARVAILAGAKFIVSPCFNLEAAKLCNRYGVPYIGGCMTINEIVTAMEAGQDIIKLFPGSAYGPSIINEIKGPLPQAQIMPTGGVSLDNVKDWIKNGCVAVGVGGKLTGPAKEGNYAKVTENAKEFVSKVKEARAER; encoded by the coding sequence ATGACTTCAAAATTTGAAATATTAAAGAGAATTAGTGACGTTGGAGTAGTAGCTGTTGTAAGAGCTAATAGCGAAGATGAGGCTGTAAAAATATCAAAGGCTTGTGCTGACGGTGGAGTAAATATTATAGAATTAACATTTACTGTTCCTGGAGCAGACAATGTTATAAAGACTTTAAACAATAAATTTAAGGATGAATTATTGGTAGGTGCTGGTACTGTACTTGACAGCGAAACTGCAAGAGTAGCAATTTTAGCTGGAGCTAAATTTATTGTAAGCCCATGCTTTAATTTAGAAGCAGCTAAATTATGTAATAGATATGGAGTACCATATATAGGTGGATGCATGACTATAAATGAAATTGTTACAGCTATGGAAGCTGGACAGGATATAATTAAATTATTCCCTGGAAGTGCATATGGTCCATCAATCATAAATGAAATTAAAGGACCTCTTCCACAGGCTCAAATAATGCCTACTGGTGGTGTTAGTTTGGACAATGTTAAAGACTGGATTAAAAATGGATGTGTTGCTGTAGGTGTTGGTGGAAAATTAACTGGACCTGCTAAAGAAGGAAATTATGCAAAAGTAACTGAAAATGCTAAAGAATTTGTAAGCAAAGTTAAAGAAGCTAGAGCAGAAAGATAG